DNA sequence from the Antarctobacter heliothermus genome:
GCCCCAACTGCCGCGCTCCCTCAGCACGCCCGGACATCGTCTGGTTCGGAGAGATGCCCTATCACATGGAAGAGATCGACAGCCACCTGCAGGACTGCGCAATCTTTGCCGCCATCGGAACTTCCGGCCAAGTCTATCCAGCGGCAGGATTCGTCGTCGAAGCCGCAAGGGCCGGGGCGGAGACGGTCGAACTCAATCTTGACCGCACTGAAATCTCGCGCGCTTTTGCCAGCCACCATATCGGCCCCGCGACCGATATCGTACCGAACTGGGTCGACAGCCTTTTGACAGGCGGCGCGCGCCGCCTGCCGATTGTGTAGGGCAGGACCGCATCCCGCCATGGCAGCCTAGTTGCTGGCGCCCATGCCGTGGCCCATGTGGTGCATCGGTTTACGCTCCAGATCGACGGGGATGTCGACCACCATCTCACCTGCTTTCTCGAAGATCAGCGTGACGGCGACTGTCTTGCCCTGCTCCATGGGTCCGTTCAGGCCCATGAACATCACATGATCGCCTCCGCGCTGCAGCATGTGGGTGCCACCGGCGGGCACGGCAAAGCCTTCTTCGACTTCCATCATGCGCATGACGCCCTCGCCCATGTCCTTGTGCGTGTGAAGTTCGACGCGCACTGCGACCTCGGAACTTACGCCGATCAACCGATCATCCTCGGTGCCGGTGTTTTCGATCACCATAAAAGCGGCACCCGCCTTGGCCGTGGGGCCGGAACTGCGCGCATAAGGGTCCGTGATCACGAT
Encoded proteins:
- a CDS encoding copper chaperone PCu(A)C: MTLKTLFVGAVALALATPVLADIVITDPYARSSGPTAKAGAAFMVIENTGTEDDRLIGVSSEVAVRVELHTHKDMGEGVMRMMEVEEGFAVPAGGTHMLQRGGDHVMFMGLNGPMEQGKTVAVTLIFEKAGEMVVDIPVDLERKPMHHMGHGMGASN